AATCAACAGACCGTCAACGGCTTGTTGATTTAGTGAGCCGCGACGCGTCAGCGGCCGGGTCCTACACACGATACCCGGTGCCTTACGGCCCACGGCTCACCGGCGCGATTTGCACTTGGAATAAATCAAGAAGAGATCACGCGTTTTGCTGGTGAATCTACAGGGTGAACGAAAGTCTTGACGGCTTGTTGATTTATTGAAGTTTCCTGCGGCAAGGGGTGTAAGATGGACTTTCTAGTCCGTCCATGGCGCATTCGACGGACTAGGAAGTCCATCGTACGACTAGAACAACAAGCCGTTGACGACTTGTTGATTTATTGAGCCGCGACGCGTCAGCGGCCGGGTCCCACGCGATACCCGGTGCCTTACGGCCCACGGCTCACCGGCGCGATTTGCACTTGGAATAAATCAAGACGACATTACGCGTTTTGCTGGTGAATCTGCAGGGTGAACGAAAGTCTTGACGACTTGTTGATTTATTGAAGTTGCCTGCGGCAAGGGGTGTATGATGGACTTTCTAGTCCATCCACGGCGCATTCGACGGACTAGGAAGTCCATCGTACGACTAAAACAACAAGCCGTTGACGGCTTCCGCTACGACAAATCGGTTATCGGGCTCGGCGTTTTGGCCGACCTAGCCAGGCGATTATTCAGCTGGCGGTGCATGGGGTTGGATGTCGTCGACGCCTTTGACCTGTTCCTGTTTGGCATCCACCTTGGGTTCGCTCAATTCATTCAGCTTTAGCGTTAACTCTTCCTCCGCGTCTTGCACCATTGTTTTGGCCTTCTCTTTAGCGTCACGCACTTCCGCGGCCGCTTCCTCGCGTGCGTCGGCAATCATGTCGACTGCTTCCTCTTCGGATTCCGCTACAATCTCGGCAGCGCGCTCACGTGCCGCCTCGAGATTCTCTTGCGCCTGCTCTGCCTCTTCTCGTGGAGTGGTTGGTTCGCTTTGACAACCCAAGCTGCCAATCATCAATGCTGCGGTGGCAACAAATTTTATCGTGTTCATAAGTTTTAACGAAAGGATTCGTGCGACGTTCTCGGTCGCAACGAGGAGTGATGTTGTAAGTAAAAGAAATCGCGTGACCGATCGGCCACGCGACGAAGTCATTTCAGGCCTGAGACAACTAGTCGGCAACCACGCTCAGGATCTCGCGAAGCCGAGGATCACTGGTCGCTCGAATGGCCACGCTGACGTCGGCCTTCAGTTTGACGACCGCATCGGCAGCACGGCGAACCACATTGTCTGCGTTGGTAAATTGTCGCCAAACCGCCTGATTTGCATCCAGGTGGAATTGGACCCAATTCGCATCCGATAGATGCTCCATTCGCTCGCTGGTATAGCGATCAAGGTTCGTCCGAGTTGTGCCCGTCGATGGGCTGGCCGCGGTCGCGGCCGGCACGCTGGTCGTGTCGCCCGTGGCGTTGCGTCGTGCGGTGTCTGCGATCATTTCGTCCTCACCGCTGATCACCTCTGCAGGGTCGTCTAAATCGATATCGTCATCGCGATCCCCTTCGGCATCGACACCCACCACGGGGCGAGCGTTATTGATGTTGTAGTCGATATCCGGGTCGAAATCGTCACTGTCGTAGATCGAATCTTCAGCAAATGGAAGGGTAGCCGAACGGGTCATCACCTCTCGTTCGCTGATCCGATCCGACGCAGGACGATGTAAACCACGACGGCCTGCGGCGGCCGCGATCGCACCTTCGACACCATCTTCGATCGCGTCGGCTCGATTACGAGACTCGGCGCCCGTTTCGTCGATGTAGTCATCCACGCGATAGGGTGCTACATCCAATCGCGTTGCCGGTCCGGTTAACTCGTCATCAAGTCCCGGATCATCGCGACCGACTGGTGTTTCGGTGTCAAAACGCTTGATGCTTTCGGGCAAGACGGCCGCATCGGGATTGGCGGCGGCATCGGGTCGGGATTGCTGCGTGCTTGCAGAGCGACGCTCCGTTGCCGGCGACGAGTTCCCGACCACGGGATCTAGCGAGTCCGCGATTGCTTTGCCCACCGCTTCGGGACTAGGCAACGCCGTCGATTCCGAGTCACGACTACGATCCTGCACCGAATCGCTGACGCCTTGCTGCGCCGTTCGATCGACATGACGCCATCCAAATGCCTCTAACGCCTCGATCAACTGTGATGATTGACGAGCAATTTTGCGTAGTTCTTCGGCTTGCTCAGGCGTTTCCGCCTGTTTCGCCGCTTCAATCGCCAATCGCTGCGTCAAACTTGCGTCGCTCCAGATCACTCCGGCCAAAGCCCAATCACTGATCCGACTGGGCGTCCCGTCGGGAACCGCGGCTGCGGTTTGCGGCGGACTGTCGGCACGTACGGTTACCAAGGCGGCTACCGCCAAGGCAATATAGGCAAAGAAAAAAACAAGCGTTCGTTGATTTTGCATTTGGGTCACCCAATGGGTTGGTGAAGTTGAAAACACTCGCGACATTCTCCCTGCCTCTTCTTTTGCGAGTCTCCGAAAAATACGATTTCAGCTGCGACGACTAGAATCGAAAGATCGCAGCTACCTCGGCTTCGTCGTTTGAATCGCCATCCCGCTCGGTGAAAACGTCTCCACCGTTTCGCAGCGTTTCGATCACGATTTGATTCACACGGTTCAGTTCGCGTGCTCCGTCGCGAATCATCACCGCATCGATCCGGCCGTTCTTCGCCGCATCCAAGACATCAGCGACGTCGTTGGATCCTTTGGATTGTGCCAATGCGGTGCCAAATCGCTCTTTGAACTGATCGTGCGATGATTCCAATTTCGGGGCGATCGCCTGGTGTGCTTGGTCGCGAAGCTCAACTTCGCTCCACTGCGATGGACTCGCATCCACTTTGGCGTCCACACTGACGTCGCTGACCGCTCGCAAGTGGCCGATCACCTCGTCGGTTGCAACCACCACAAGTGGCAAACCCGTGTTGTACATCGCGCCGACAACGTCTTCGCCGACCAATGACAAGTAGTGCTCGCGATCCGCTTCGATCTTGCCTTCGCCTTGGCCATGACCGTGGAACATCGCGGTGGACGAGCCCCCGGAATTACCAATGCTTTGATGGCTACGGTTCTGCAAGCTGACTTCGGGGTCACGCGGCAAAATCAGATCATCAAATTTGGCAGGGAGCGAATCGGTTTGAATCACCTCGAGCGACTCGCCACGGCGTTGGAACAATTTCGCTTCGTCCCACGTCAACGACAGCACAAAATAGCGATCGCGTTTGCCTTGTTCGCGGATCAAGGGTAACAATAAAAACGTTTCCCCTACGTGGACGATATCGTCCACTTCGCGATTCAAGCGAAACATTTGGCACTTATCGGGCGTAAGAAAAATCGCCAGCCCTTCGCCTTGATGTTGCCAAAAATTACTTTCTCGGACACCTTGCTTGACCTGATCCAGGATCGCATCATCGAAATCGGCTGATTTCAGTTTTCTGCTGGCTTCACCGAGAAGATTTTTAAGTCGAATGGGCCCTTGTTGGGTATCGGGTCCCGATCGATGAGTACGCATCAGGATCGAAACGCACGGCTTCGCGGAGACCGAAGCGAGTTCTTCGAGGTCGCCGGATTTCAGAGTTTGAAGTATCGTTTCGCTGGTTGTCATAGCCATCGGGCGCTTCCTTTTCTTGCAGGGGTGCGTTGAATTCATTCACCACCACTACCATGCAAACGGGATGCCGAGACAGCAAATCTGACGCAATTGCTGGGTCCGGTTAAGCTCGACCGCCGACCCAATTCCCGGTATCAAGCACCTGTTTGCGATACACGGGATCACGAAGCAACCACACCATCGAGCGGTAGCGATCGTTCAAAAGTTTCATCCCGCGTTGGTCGCTCAACGCTCGCTTGCACTCTCGCCGCAGAGCTCCTGCATGCCGCACCAGCAACCGTCGATGCGAATCGCTGGTCGCCGATAACGCAATTTTGGCAAACATTTCCATCATATGAATCGACGCGTTGCGATCCGCCGCAACGTACGGTCGCAATTGATCCGACACCAGCGAGACAAAATCGCTAAATGTCTCAGGCTCAGCCACGATCCGCAGCCGGTGATCCGAATCATAGCGGTAGGCATCGGGCATCTTACGTTCCGCCAGATGCTGGAGTGCGGATTGCAGCCAATCCATGCAACTGATCGCCGTAAACGGATCGTTCACTCCTGGTGATAGCGCTCGCTCGGCGACTTCCACTAACTGATTGAAAACAAACCGAAGATTTTGTTTCGGAGTCCGCTGGGCCCCAGAAATATAGGTTGCCCTTAATTGGTCAACAATTTCGTCGCTGACACGTGACGCCGGTGATGCCAACATCAAAATATTGCCTGGCGTGATGAAGTCACCCGCACGAAAACGCATGCGAATGACCAAATCGTGCTCGACGGCAATCTCCATCACCCCGTCGGTATCAACAAACTCGACGTACCCTGATCCTTTGGCACGAATGGTTTTGGCGGTTTCATAAAACGATGGCGGAAGATTGGAATCGACACGCCGTTGGCTAACGTCTTCGTGCGGTTCGCCTACGCGAGCAGGAAATTGCTGCTCAATTTGTCGGTTCAAATCGCAGCCAATCCCCGCCAAAATATTCGATACATGGATGCTTTCGGGGACGTGATGAATGAAGTAGATCAGCACCGCGACGCTGAGAACCGCCATCATGATCCCGACAATGACGGCAATGTGTGGCACAAACGCCGACGCCAATTCTTGCTCAGCAATATCACCGCCCGGCGCCGATTCGGCATTGCGGACCGTACGCAAAACCATCAAGCAGTATAGGAACGTTGAGATAAACACTCCCAACGTGATCTGGTTGCCGCGGTCTCGCATGAAGTTGTTCAGTAGGCGAGCGCCAACCTGGGATGTCGTATACGAGATCGACAGAATTGTCATCGAAAACGTGACTCCAGCCACGGTGATCATCGATCCGGCGACGGTTGACAATACCGCCCTGGCTCCGGCAGGTTCGTTTGCGTAAAGCCAACCAATTTCCTCGAGCCACTCGGAACCGAAATGATTGTCCAGCTCGGTCGTAACAAACGAAAGCACCAACGCCCCGACGGCCAGAACCGAAGGGACAAACCAATAGCTATCGCGGATACGAGATGTCCATGTAACGATGAGAGCTTTCATAGGCCGCAGTTCCGCTGCGCAGGTCCTCGCTGGAGTCCACTTCTAACCTTGATCAACCTAAAACGCTGCCGCACATGCGACACTCGCGACGGTGATTGGGAGTGAGAGAATAAAAAACGCGTGAACCAACTGAAAATTGATCCACGCGTGGCAGTGCCTTCAAATTGTCAGCCTCCGGGTCATCCGCAAAGATGACCGCCCGAAAGCAATCATGTGGCCGTAATCACATGCCGTTTGCAAACGTCGTAATCAAGGGGCCGATGTGAATACGACGCGATCACGATGACGCCAATGCGGCTTGGATCAAACCGTCGTCTATTCGTTGTCGTCGGGAACGCTAACATCGATGTCGGGAACCGACATTTCCTTTTCCTTCATGTTCACATCCACATCCGGAACATCGACCTTCTTTTTCTCCATCGAAACGTCCACATCGGGACCTTCGACGTCGTAGGCAGGCATTTTGCCCGGATCGCCGCTGACGTCCACGTCGAGGTCGGGCATCCGACCTTCTTCGGTCTTGTCCACATCGCAACCCACGGTGACAAACGCCATCAACAAAGCCGCTGTAAGACTCGCAAATTTCTTAATCATGATTTTATTTTCCAACAGTTCGTTGGTGACCGGCAGCACAAACAAACGGTGATTCGACAAGCAACAGTCCGGTTTTTAAACACTCCTTTTGCAAGCACCGTGCCAAGTGGTGGCGATTGGGAGTTAACGATCAATTTTTCTCAATTCGCTCTTAAAACCCCCTTTCTCTGCTCGCTAACCCCGCAACTTGGTCGACGGCGATTCAACCGCAAGCAAGAAGACGGACTTAGAAACCACCAAATGCTAAAACGACGCCCGCCGATCGATGGGTCTACTCGCTTCCAGCAGGCACTGTCCGAGAACGCATCAGAGGCGGAAACTTGGTAGCGGCGTTCGTGAAGACTCTCGATTTCCCGATCGGTTCTGCCATGCTGCCGAAAGTCTTGACGGGCTGTTGATTTAGTGAAGTTTCCTGCGGCATGGGGTGCGTGATGGACTTCCTAGTCCGTCAATGGTGTACTGGACGGACTAGGAAGTCCGTCGTTCGACGAAATCAACAAGCCGCCCGCGACTTCCGGTACGGCTTTCAGAGCCTAGGCAATGTCTCGAGTGTCGATGTCCCGGGTGAGAATCGGTGCTTCAATTTTTCGCCATGTGAACACCGTCAATGGCGGGATGTTGATCGGAATCCGTTCCGTTTCCGCAGGCCCGAACAGTGGACGTGCAAATCGCTCGACATCCGATCGAACTTGATAGGCGATGAATTCGCCGCCAGGCTTGAGCACTCGATGGATCGCTCGGACCAAGTCCTGAGCGATGATCGGAGGAATGGCGCTAAAGGGGACGCCCGACACAATCACATCGGGATTTGCAAATTGATGCTGTTCAAGCACCGCAATAAGATCGGTGGCATCGCCGATATGAGAGGTGAACCTTGGATCCGCAATCTCGTCGAGCGCTTCGCGAAAGGCATCGGTTTTTTCAATCGCCAACAGCCGAGCGTCAGGTCGCATTTGTGACAGCAGCGCCAACGTTGTCCCACCGGCGCCGGGTCCCAATTCGACAACCGACGATGCACTGCGAACGCTGTCGCGGTCCGCGATGTTCTCTGTTAAGAACGGCGAGCTAGGACAAATCGTTGCAACCTGGGTAGGCTGCTTCATCCAAGCTTTGAAAACATGAAACGCCCGCTTGGCAAACGAAGTCGTTTGCGGCTGTCCGATAGAAAGAGGCATTTGCTGGTCCTGCGTTGTTTGCTTATGAATTTGCTAGGGTTGTAATTGATTCTACCGTCTTGAATCGTCACCTTCCGCAGGGGCACAAAGGCCTTTGCCATCGCTGCCAACCCCATCCGCCGAAAACTGGACGAAGCTAGGTTGAAAGACCTCGGACACCGCCGAACGAATGGGGACGATGCGACTAAAAGCAAGTCGAAAAGCAAACGTTGTGCCGTTGCCACCATCGATGCCATCGGCGGCCTCGTTCGAACCGTCACAAAGCACAAAAAGACCGGGGTAAAAAAAGAAAAAGTCGTGCAACCCCATCAGGTCACACGACTTACTCGAAGAGCGAAAACGCTTTTGAAATCGCTTGTTTACTGGCTTAGCCTCGCAACTTCCAACCCACGATCAAGCCCAACCCGAAGCACCACATCGCAGCGACATCGGGTTTTTCGTGTGCGTACTCGCTCAGCCGTCCCATGATGTCTTTGGCAGGCTCGGTGACATAATGAGTGCTGCACTGCTGCAGTTTTTCAGCGGCAGCCTGGGTGCCGGGTGACGCAGTCGACTCTGAACGTCGGGTCGACGTTTCGCTACGCATTGTCGGTGAATTCATGGATAAGATCCTTCATTGAAGTTTGTGTGGGAAAACGGTCAAAGGGTGAACGAGATGGCCGAGACTCGCGATCGCTATCAGTCGCTTGTGCAGCCCATCGGACGTGACGAAACCTAGCGTGACCAGCGATCACGCCACGAAGGTTCGGGTTGACGGTGACTGGCGATTGAGATCCCAATCGCAATTCCAGTAATCAAACCGACTCCTAACGCAGCAACCACCGATTCGAGCGGACGCTGTGCGAGCACTTCGGCCGATTGTTCGTAGCCTTCGCGGGCTCGCCGAGCGACTTGCTCGTAACCTTCACGAAACGTTTCGCTGGCGGTTTCGGCATATTCCGAAGCCATCTCCGAGAAGTTGCCCGAGTGTGAATCGCAGTTTTGGCAAGCCTCGCTTAGAAACGCTTCAACCTGCTCGCGTCCTTGGCCGGTTTTCTGTTGAATCAACCCGATCAATTGATCGGTGTCGCCTTCGACTTGGCTCAATTCGTCATCAGTGATCTGTCCATATTTCTTCTTGACGGCTCCGGTAATCGAATTCCATTTGCCGCTAATTTCTTGCTTCGTAACCATGACGGGCACCTGTGTTAAAAGAGGGTGTTCTGTTGATGTCGCAGTCGCGAGCGTGGTCGCCATTGCTAACATTTCGCCCCGATGATTCGCTGACACATCGGGCTCGTTGTGGTTGAATTGCAATTGCAATTGGCGTACCGAGTTTGAGCGAGAATCGAAAACGTTGCCCATCTCCGCCGACGTTACGGCAATCCGAAACGAAGCAAAGGCTCGGTGGCCGCAATGGATGTGTGCAAATCAATCAAACTGGATCTCCGCCGCACATGAACCATCATGGCAGCGATGGCCCAACGCCATCGAATTTCGTAGCGGTGCTGCGTGTTCCCCCGCGACGCACTGCTACGAAATTCACTCTGTCAGGAGCAAAGGAAGTGCACTGGCCGGACATCCTTTTCCGCCGCAGTAACCCCTGCCAGCGAAGCTAGCAAGCAATTTTTGAAAGCACACCGTTTTAGACAACAGCGATCAGAAAACGATGTTGGTCAGAGAACCGGGGGTGACGCGATGCGGCACCGACTCGCACCGGAGCCACGGCATCATGGTTAGAACAGGACGTCTAGCACATGCCCTATCGGCCGAGGACGGATCGACACGACTCAAGGATTCTCGCTTTGCCAACAATCCGGTCGGCGGTGTCGCATCATGCGGTCGAGACCGCCGGAGGCTGCTCGCTGTTGGTTGCCTTCTGCACGTCTGCGGCGGTGTTCGCCCATACTTTTTGGGATGTCAAATTGGTGTTGCCGGTAATCGTCGCAATCGACACGTCCGCCGCGTCGCGTCCGACCCCGATGCGTACAAGACCGCTGATCGGGGCCAATCGCGTCGGATCAAACAAGTACCATTGTCCGCCAAGATAGGCTTCGACGAATCCATGGAAATCTGGGGGCTGCAAATCGACGGCGTATCCAGCAACGTAACGCGCCGGGATGCCGATACCGCGACACAGTGCGATGGTTAGATGGGCATAGTCACGACACACCCCGGTCCGCTGGACCAACACGTCGGCCGCCGTCGTGGTCGCATTGGTGCTGCCAGGAGTGTAATCGAGATGATGGTTCACCCAATCGCAGACCGCCTGAACACGTCCAAACCCGCGTTCAAGGCTGCCGAACTCCTCAAACGCAAAACGCAACAACAGATCGCTCTCACAATATCGACTTGGATTTAAATACGTCAGCACGTCGGGTGGCATTTCGGACACATTGGACTCATTCACC
The nucleotide sequence above comes from Novipirellula caenicola. Encoded proteins:
- a CDS encoding DUF2254 domain-containing protein, translating into MKALIVTWTSRIRDSYWFVPSVLAVGALVLSFVTTELDNHFGSEWLEEIGWLYANEPAGARAVLSTVAGSMITVAGVTFSMTILSISYTTSQVGARLLNNFMRDRGNQITLGVFISTFLYCLMVLRTVRNAESAPGGDIAEQELASAFVPHIAVIVGIMMAVLSVAVLIYFIHHVPESIHVSNILAGIGCDLNRQIEQQFPARVGEPHEDVSQRRVDSNLPPSFYETAKTIRAKGSGYVEFVDTDGVMEIAVEHDLVIRMRFRAGDFITPGNILMLASPASRVSDEIVDQLRATYISGAQRTPKQNLRFVFNQLVEVAERALSPGVNDPFTAISCMDWLQSALQHLAERKMPDAYRYDSDHRLRIVAEPETFSDFVSLVSDQLRPYVAADRNASIHMMEMFAKIALSATSDSHRRLLVRHAGALRRECKRALSDQRGMKLLNDRYRSMVWLLRDPVYRKQVLDTGNWVGGRA
- a CDS encoding class I SAM-dependent methyltransferase produces the protein MPLSIGQPQTTSFAKRAFHVFKAWMKQPTQVATICPSSPFLTENIADRDSVRSASSVVELGPGAGGTTLALLSQMRPDARLLAIEKTDAFREALDEIADPRFTSHIGDATDLIAVLEQHQFANPDVIVSGVPFSAIPPIIAQDLVRAIHRVLKPGGEFIAYQVRSDVERFARPLFGPAETERIPINIPPLTVFTWRKIEAPILTRDIDTRDIA
- a CDS encoding CsbD family protein, translated to MVTKQEISGKWNSITGAVKKKYGQITDDELSQVEGDTDQLIGLIQQKTGQGREQVEAFLSEACQNCDSHSGNFSEMASEYAETASETFREGYEQVARRAREGYEQSAEVLAQRPLESVVAALGVGLITGIAIGISIASHRQPEPSWRDRWSR
- a CDS encoding transglutaminase family protein, with protein sequence MMLRVDVGSDLVYEVRSPSTFLLQITAATTAHQSVVSEKLTFDPELSVEQYCVGDGGNRMHRIVVDPCQLTVKYRATVELSPEVDRSTEVNESNVSEMPPDVLTYLNPSRYCESDLLLRFAFEEFGSLERGFGRVQAVCDWVNHHLDYTPGSTNATTTAADVLVQRTGVCRDYAHLTIALCRGIGIPARYVAGYAVDLQPPDFHGFVEAYLGGQWYLFDPTRLAPISGLVRIGVGRDAADVSIATITGNTNLTSQKVWANTAADVQKATNSEQPPAVSTA